From candidate division KSB1 bacterium, the proteins below share one genomic window:
- a CDS encoding nuclear transport factor 2 family protein, with protein MHLARVEAAARAALKFCEAFNSHDLGALAQLVDDRCVLEHADSPLDGPTIQGKEAVLGFWEQVFQRAPHARMEVEEVFGGGSRSVLRWQGEWPDATGRPVRTRGVEIFKVSDGLICEHLSYVKGR; from the coding sequence ATGCACCTGGCACGGGTAGAGGCAGCGGCCCGCGCTGCCCTCAAGTTCTGCGAAGCCTTCAACAGCCACGATCTCGGTGCGCTTGCCCAGCTCGTCGACGACCGCTGCGTCTTGGAGCACGCCGATTCTCCCTTAGATGGCCCTACCATCCAGGGGAAGGAGGCGGTGCTTGGTTTCTGGGAGCAGGTGTTCCAGCGGGCCCCCCACGCGCGCATGGAGGTCGAAGAGGTCTTTGGAGGGGGCAGCCGCTCGGTCCTGCGCTGGCAAGGGGAATGGCCTGACGCGACTGGCCGTCCGGTACGCACACGCGGCGTAGAGATATTCAAAGTGAGCGATGGGCTTATCTGCGAACATCTATCCTACGTGAAAGGGAGGTGA